In one window of Escherichia coli DSM 30083 = JCM 1649 = ATCC 11775 DNA:
- the lolD gene encoding lipoprotein-releasing ABC transporter ATP-binding protein LolD, producing MNKILLQCDNLCKRYQEGSVQTDVLHNVSFSVGEGEMMAIVGSSGSGKSTLLHLLGGLDTPTSGDVIFNGQPMSKLSSAAKAELRNQKLGFIYQFHHLLPDFTALENVAMPLLIGKKKPAEINSRALEMLKAVGLEHRANHRPSELSGGERQRVAIARALVNNPRLVLADEPTGNLDARNADSIFQLLGELNRLQGTAFLVVTHDLQLAKRMSRQLEMRDGRLTAELSLMGAE from the coding sequence ATGAATAAGATCCTGTTGCAATGCGACAACCTGTGCAAACGCTATCAGGAAGGCAGTGTGCAAACCGATGTACTGCACAATGTCAGTTTCAGCGTGGGCGAAGGTGAAATGATGGCGATCGTCGGCAGCTCTGGTTCCGGTAAAAGCACCTTGCTGCACCTGTTAGGCGGGCTGGATACGCCAACCTCCGGCGATGTGATCTTTAACGGTCAACCGATGAGCAAACTGTCGTCGGCGGCCAAAGCGGAACTGCGTAACCAGAAGCTGGGATTTATTTATCAGTTTCACCACCTGTTGCCGGATTTTACCGCCCTGGAAAACGTGGCTATGCCGCTGTTGATTGGCAAGAAAAAGCCCGCTGAAATCAACAGCCGTGCGCTGGAGATGTTAAAAGCGGTGGGGCTGGAGCATCGTGCGAATCACCGCCCATCTGAACTTTCTGGCGGCGAACGCCAGCGTGTGGCGATTGCCCGTGCGCTGGTCAATAACCCGCGGCTGGTACTGGCGGATGAACCTACTGGTAACCTCGATGCACGTAACGCCGACAGCATCTTCCAGTTGCTTGGGGAATTGAATCGCTTGCAGGGCACCGCCTTCCTGGTGGTTACTCACGACCTGCAACTGGCGAAACGTATGAGCCGCCAACTGGAAATGCGTGATGGACGTTTGACGGCGGAACTGAGCCTGATGGGGGCGGAGTAA
- the lolC gene encoding lipoprotein-releasing ABC transporter permease subunit LolC gives MYQPVALFIGLRYMRGRAADRFGRFVSWLSTIGITLGVMALVTVLSVMNGFERELQNNILGLMPQAILSSEHGSLNPQQLPETAVKLDGVNRVAPITTGDVVLQSARSVAVGVMLGIDPAQKDPLTPYLVNVKQTDLEPGKYNVILGEQLASQLGVNRGDQIRVMVPSASQFTPMGRIPSQRLFNVIGTFAANSEVDGYEMLVNIEDASRLMRYPAGNITGWRLWLDEPLKVDSLSQQKLPEGSKWQDWRDRKGELFQAVRMEKNMMGLLLSLIVAVAAFNIITSLGLMVMEKQGEVAILQTQGLTPRQIMMVFMVQGASAGIIGAILGAALGALLASQLNNLMPIIGVLLDGAALPVAIEPLQVIVIALVAMAIALLSTLYPSWRAAATQPAEALRYE, from the coding sequence ATGTACCAACCTGTCGCTCTATTTATTGGCCTGCGTTACATGCGTGGGCGTGCAGCGGATCGCTTCGGTCGTTTCGTCTCCTGGCTTTCTACCATCGGCATTACCCTCGGGGTGATGGCGCTGGTCACAGTATTGTCAGTGATGAACGGCTTTGAGCGCGAGCTGCAAAACAACATCCTTGGCCTGATGCCACAGGCAATTCTCTCTTCTGAGCATGGCTCTCTTAACCCGCAGCAACTCCCGGAAACGGCAGTCAAACTGGACGGCGTTAATCGCGTCGCACCTATTACTACCGGTGATGTGGTACTGCAAAGCGCGCGCAGCGTGGCGGTCGGGGTGATGCTGGGTATCGACCCGGCGCAAAAAGATCCACTAACGCCGTATCTGGTCAATGTGAAACAAACTGACCTCGAGCCGGGGAAATATAATGTCATCCTCGGTGAACAGCTTGCCTCACAGTTGGGCGTCAATCGCGGTGATCAAATCCGCGTGATGGTGCCATCTGCCAGCCAGTTCACGCCGATGGGGCGTATTCCAAGTCAGCGCCTGTTCAATGTGATTGGCACTTTCGCCGCCAACAGTGAAGTCGATGGCTATGAAATGCTGGTGAATATTGAGGATGCCTCGCGTCTGATGCGTTATCCGGCAGGCAATATTACCGGCTGGCGTTTGTGGCTGGATGAGCCGCTGAAAGTCGACTCATTAAGTCAGCAAAAACTGCCTGAAGGCAGCAAATGGCAGGACTGGCGTGACCGTAAAGGCGAGCTGTTCCAGGCCGTACGCATGGAAAAAAATATGATGGGCTTGCTGCTGAGCCTGATTGTCGCCGTTGCGGCGTTTAACATTATTACCTCGCTGGGACTGATGGTGATGGAGAAGCAGGGCGAAGTGGCCATTCTTCAGACTCAGGGGCTGACTCCGCGTCAAATCATGATGGTCTTTATGGTGCAAGGGGCCAGCGCTGGGATTATCGGTGCGATCCTCGGAGCGGCGCTTGGCGCACTGCTTGCCAGCCAGTTGAATAATCTGATGCCGATAATCGGCGTCCTGCTTGATGGCGCGGCGCTGCCGGTCGCTATCGAGCCTTTACAGGTCATTGTTATTGCGCTGGTGGCGATGGCTATCGCGCTGCTGTCTACGCTTTACCCTTCCTGGCGCGCTGCCGCCACTCAACCCGCTGAGGCTTTACGTTATGAATAA